Below is a genomic region from Nocardioides panacis.
GCTCATCCGGTAGGCGTCCTCGAGCGGCCGCGCGGAGCCGGTGGTCATCAGGAACCCGTCGCTCTCGATCCGCGGCGAGACCGGGGCGCCGCCCTTGACCAGGTCGACGACGACCACGGTGCGCATCGCCGCCTCGACCGCCGTACCGCAGACCTCGCCCTCGCCCTGGCGGGCGTGCCCGTCGCCGAGCGACAGCATGCCGCCGGGGACGTTGACCGGGAAGTACGCCGTGACGCCGGCGCGCATCTCCGGGGTGTCCATGTTCCCGCCGTGCGCGGCGGGGGTGATGCTCATCAGCACCTCGCCCGCGGCCGGGGCGACCCCGACGGTGCCGTGCATCGGGTCGAGGGGCAGCTCCACGGAGAAGTCCGTACGACGGGCCTGGAACCGGCACACGCCGGCGGCGACGTCGAGCTCGTAGATCCAGACCCGCTCCTCCAGCGCCTCGTGCAGCATCGCGGTCGCGTGCGTCGTGGTCAGTGCGCCGAAGTGCGGGAACGTGCTCGACGCGGCCCAGTCCCGGGCCGGGGTGATCTCCACGAAGTGCACCGTGAGGGTGTCGCCGACCTCCGCGCCCTCCACGGCGATCGGGCCGGTGACCGGGTTGAGGAAGGGGAACTCGCAGACCACGCTGGGCAGGTCGTCGACGCTGCGCACCTTGCCCGCGAAGCAGTCCTCGGTGGACAGCTCGACGATCGTGCCCGGTGCGACGGTCAGCAGCGGCTCGCGGCCGCCGAACGCGAAGGCGTACTGGTCGGTGGTCGGGTGCAGGGTGCGGACCTCGGTCATCGGGCGTCCCCGTCCTGGTCCGTGCCGTGCGTGTCCGCGAGGGACAGCTCGGGCTTGCGACCGGTCGCCAGCAGGAAGCTCAGGACCCCGACCCCCAGGGCCAGCCAGACGAGGCCGAGGTACTTCGCCTCCAGCTGGGCGTTGAAGAGCACGTAGGTCAGGATCGCGAACCCGATCACCGGGGACACGACGTGCCGCAGCCAGTCGCGGCTGCCGTTGCGCACGACGTAGTGCCAGACCACCGAGACGTTCAGCGCGAGGAACGCGGTCAGCGCACCGAAGTTGACCAGCGTGGAGAGCAGCGAGATCCCGTTGTCGCGGGTGTTGAAGAACAGCCCGACCGCCAGGGACACCACCGCCACCAGGAACGTGGCGTTCAGCGGCACGCCCCTGGTGCGGTGCACCTTGGCCAGGAAGGAGGGCAGCTGCCGGTCCCGGGCCATCGCGTAGAGCAGCCGGGACGTGGCGGCCTGCGCCACCAGCGAGTTGGCGAAGCCCCAGGCGATCGCGGTCGCGAGGGCCGTGAGCTTGGACAGCCAGGCACCGCCCGCCACGGCGGCGGCGTCGTAGAACGCGGTGCCGCCGGGGTCGCCGTCGGCGATCAGGCGGGCCGGCTCCGGCACCAGCAGCGCGGCGACCCAGGTCTGCACGATGAACAGCACGCCGGCGAGCAGCAGCGCGGCGATCATGGAGCGGCCGATCGCCTTGCTGGAGTCGCGGTTCTCCTCGGCCAGCGTGGAGATGCCGTCGAAGCCCAGGAACGACAGCACCGCGATCGAGACGGCACCGAAGACCAGCGGCAGCGAGAACGTGTCGGCGTTGTAGACCGGGGTCCAGTTGAAGCCGCGGCCCTTGCCCTGGGCGAGCGCCACGATGCCGATCACGATGAAGATCGCCAGGACGATGAGCTCGGCGACCAGCATCACCTTGTTGACCTTGGCGGTGAGCTCGATCCCGGCGTAGTTCACCGCGGTGTTCAGCACCACGAAGCCGACGATCCAGATCCACACCGGGACCGCGGGCACCAGGGTGTTCATCGCGATGCCGGCGATCAGGTAGAGCAGGCTGGGGACCAGGATGTAGTCCAGCAGGATCATCCAGCCGGACAGGAAGCCCACCGGGGCGGCGATGCCGCGGCCGGCGTAGGTGTAGACCGAGCCGGCCATCGGGAAGGCCTGCGACATCTGGGAGTACGACAGGGCGGTGAACATCATCGCGACCATGCCGATGACGTAGGCCAGCGCGACCATCCCGCCGGAGCCCTGGAACACGCTGCCGAAGATGCCGAACGGCGCGATCGGGACCATGAACACCAGCCCGTAGACCAGCAGGTCGCCGAAGCTGAGGGAGCGGTGCAGCTCCTGGGTGTAGCCGTACTGCTCGATGTCGTGCCGGGTGGAGTCGCTCATGGCCCCTCGATCGTCGTGCCGGGCGGTGGTCGGGGGAGAGCGTACGGCCATTTAGTTTCAGATGGAAGTATCTACGCGACGCCGGGTACGACGGTGAGCCCGAGGCCCTCAGCCCGGGCCAGGTGCACGCGTCCGGTCCGGTCGACGTCGAGGACCCGGGCCACCGCCGACGCGAGTCCCGACGGCCGCAACGTGCCCTCCGCCGCGAGCCGGGCGACGAGGTGCAGCCCGTCGTACACGCCCTCGGCGTAGCTGTCGAGCACCGGCGCCTGCGGCCCGAGCAGCGAGGCGTGCCGCTCGGCCAGGCGCAGGTGCCGCTCGTCGGTCATCGACACGAACGACGACATCGCCGCGAACAGCGTGCCGGTGCGCTCGCCGTCTCCCGCGAGCAGGCCGTTCTCCTCCAGCGCCCCCGACAGCCGGACCAGCCGGCGGTCGAGGTCGGCCTGCCGCAGCGCCCGGTGGAAGGTCACCAGGTCGCGGCCGACCAGGCTGAGCAGCACCGCGTCCGCACGGCTGCGGCGCAGCTCGTCGGTCAGCCGGTCGACCCGCGCCGCGACGCCGCCGAGCGGCACCAGCTCGTCGAGCACCACCTGCGACCCGGCGGCGGCGACCAGCGACCGGGCGCTGGCGTGCACGGCCTGGGGCCAGATGTAGTCGTTGCCGACGAGCGCCCACCGGCGCAGCCCGTGCTCGCGGGTCAGCCAGCGCAGCGCGCCGCTGAGCTGCTGGGCCGGGTCGGCACCGATGCACACCACACCCGGGCGACGGCCGCCTCCCTCGTGCGGCGGCGTGAAGACGTACGGCGTCCGGCCGGCCACCGTGCGCTCGATCGCGCGGTGCACGTCGCTGGTGTGGAACCCGACCAGGGCGTCCACGGCCCCGGCGTCGCCGAGCCCGGCGACCTCGCGCGCGACCACGTCCGGGCGGGCCCCGCCGTCCACGAGCACCAGGTCGACGTACGCGCCGTGGACGCCGCCGGCGACGTTCACCTCGTGCACCGCCAGCAGTGCGGCGTCGACCGCGGACGGGCCGATCATGCCGAGCGGCCCGGACTGCGGCACGACCAGGCCGATGCGCAGCCCGCGGCCGTCGCGGGGCACGAGGCGTGCCTCCAGCGGGTCGCACAGCCGCGCCTCGATCCTCACCGGCACGAGTATGCTCCAGCGGTCGGTGCCGGAGGGAGGCGAGCGTCATGGGTCACTCGGTGGACGCCACGACCTCGGTCGTCGAGCGGCTGACCCGCGCGCAGCGGTACGCCGCGCAGGGTCTGTCCCGGCTGCTCGCCGAGGACGGCTGCACGCTCGACCAGTGGCGGGTGCTGCGGGTGCTGGCCGACGGCGAGGGCCACCTGATGGGCGAGGTCGCCGCCGAGCTGCTGCTCGCGCAGCCGACGCTGACCCGGGTCGTCGACGGACTGGTCGACCGGGCGCAGGTCTACCGCCGGGCCTCCGACGCCGACGGCCGCAAGGTGTCGGTGCACCTGTCCCGGCAGGGCCGGACCCGGCTCGCCCGGCTGGACGCGATCGCCGCCGCGCACGAGACAGCCCTGCGCGACGACCCCCGGTGGCGGGAGCTGTCGGCAGGGCTGTAGGCCCCGGGGGGTTCGCTGGCCCGCGTCAGGCGAGCGGGTCGACCTCGTCGTGGTCGCCGATCCCGGCGGCCAGCGTCGAGAGGTGCAGCTGGCCGTCGCCGAACAGGTGGTCCAACGCGGTGAGGTGGCTGGTGTAGCTGCCCACGCTGTACTCCGCCGTCATCGCGATCCCGCCGTGCAGCTGGATCGCCTCCTGGCCGACGTGCCGCGAGGCCCGGCTGACCTGCAGCCCGGCCCGGGCGGCCGCCTCGGCGACCTCCGCGTCGGTGCCGGACGCGAGCACCATCGTCGCCCAGGTCGCGACGCTGGTCGCGAGCTCGAGGGAGACGTACATGTCGGCGGCCCGGAACGTCAGGGCCTGGAAGGTCTTGAGCGGCACGCCGAACTGCTTGCGGGAGGAGAGGTACTCCGACGTCGCGGACAGGGCGTACTGCATCGCGCCGATCGCCTCGTTGCAGGCCGCGATGCGGGCGGCGTCGAGCGCGCGCGCGATCTGCGCGGACGCGTCGGTGGCCGAGCCCAGGGGAGTGGCGGGGGTGCCGTCCAGGGTGACCCGCGCGGCCCGGCCGCCGTCGAAGGTCGGGTAGCCGGACCGGGTCAGCCCGGGAGCGTCCCCGGCGACCAGGAACAGCGCGGTGCCGCCGTCCCCGAGGCGGGCGCTGACCACCAGCTGGTCGGCACGGGCACCGAAGGGCACCGGCTCCTTGACGCCGGTGAGCGTCCACCCGTCGCCGTCGCCGGACGCGGTCACGTCCTGCGCCGTGCTGACCCAGCGGGTGCCGGGCTCGGCGTGCGCGAAGGCCAGCACGGTCTCGCCCGAGCCGACGGCCTCCAGCAGCGAGGACTTCTGCTCCTCGGTGCCAGCCAGCGCCACCACGCCGCCGGCGAGCACGACCGACGTCAGGAACGGCTCGGGCGCGAGGACCCGGCCGATCTCCTGCGCGACGATGCCGACCTCGACCGGGCCGGCGCCCATGCCGCCGTACGCCTCGTCGAAGGGGAGGCCGAGCACGCCCATCTCGGCCAGCCGGCTCCAGAGCAGCTCGTCGTAGCCGGGGTCCTCGGCGACCGTGCGGCGCCGGTTCTCGAAGTCGGAGTACGACTTGCCGACGAGCCCGCGGACGGCCTCGCGCAGCGCCTGCTGCTCCTCATCATAGGTGAAGTCCATGCCAGTCGCCTCTCAGAGTCCCAGGATCGTCTTCGCGATGATCTGCCGCTGGATCTCGTTGGACCCTCCGTAGATCGACGCCTTGCGCAGGTTCAGGTAGACCGGGGTCGCGTGGCGCGCCCAGCCGGCCAGGTCCGAGTCCGCGTCGCCCGCGCCGGAGGCCAGCGACGCCGGACCGGCCAGGTCGACGACCAGCTCGCTGACCGCCTGCTGCAGCTCGGTGCCCTTGAGCTTGAGCACCGAGGAGGCGGGGTGCGGCTTGCCGTCCGCGGAGTGCGCGACGACGCGGAGCGCGGTCAGCTCGAGGGCGAGCAGCTCGTTCTCCAGCTCGGCGATCCGGGCCACGGTGAGCGGGTCGTCGAGCAGGGTGAGGCCGCCGGCGACGCTCACCGAGCGGGCGTAGTCCTTGGCCTGGGCCAGCACCCGCTTGGTGGAGCCCACCGGCGCGACGCCGACCCGCTCGTTGCCGAGCAGGAACTTCGCGTAGTCCCAGCCCTTGTTGAGCTCGCCGACCAGGTTCTCGGCCGGCACCCGGACGTCCTCGAACCACACCTCGTTGACCTCGTGGCCGCCGTCGATGAGCTCGATCGGGCGGACCGTGACGCCGGGGGTGGTCATGTCGATGAGCAGGAAGGAGATGCCGGCCTGCTTCTTGGCCTCGGGGTCGGTGCGGACCAGGTTGAAGATCCAGTCGCCGTACTGACCGAGCGTGGTCCAGGTCTTCTGCCCGTTGACGACGAACTCGTCCCCCTCGCGCACCGCCGTGGTGCGCAGCGAGGCGAGGTCGGAGCCGGCGTCGGGCTCGGAGAAGCCCTGGCTCCACCAGATGTCGAGGTTCGCGGTCCTGGGCAGGAAGCGCTCCTTCTGCTCCTGCGAGCCGAACGCGGCGATCACCGGGCCGACCATCGAGGCGTTGAACGCCAGCGGGGTCGGGACGCAGGCGCGCTGCATCTCCTCGTGCCAGATGTGCCGGCGCAGCGCGGACCAGCCGCGGCCGCCCCACTCCTCGGGCCAGTGCGGGACCGCGAGGCCGGCGGCGTTCAGCACCCGCTGGGACGCGACGACCTGGTCCTTGGTGAGCTCACGACGCTCCGCGACGGCGTCCCGGATCTCCTGGGGCACCTGGGTGGTGAAGAAGGTCCGCATCTCCTGGCGGAATGCGGCGTCCTCGGCGGACAGCTCGAGCTGCATCGACGTACCTCCGGTGGGTGGGTGCTCTCATCATGGCAAACGCCACGAAGAAGTGACCCACCGGTAGTACCCGTCGGTAGCCAGACCCGCCGACCCGGCGCGTCTGGCGGCGAACGGGCCGCCGACCCGGCGCGTCTGGCGGCGAGCGGCCCGTCGACCCGGCGGGTCTGGCGGCGAACGGGCCGCCGACCCGGCGCGTCTGGCGGCGCGGAGCGGTCAGGCGGCGTTCGGCACCGGGACGCGCAGCAGCCCGCGCAGCACGTCGGGGCGGTTGGTGATCACGCCGTCCACGCCGAGGGCCGCGGCGCGGAGCATGTCCGTGGCCCGGTCGACGGTCCACACCTGGCAGGCGAGGCCGGCGTCGTGCACCGCGTCGACGAACGACGCACGCACGGAACGGTGCCGCGGGTTGACCTGGTCGGCCCAGGTCGCGAGCTCGGGAAGGCGGCGGCGCGGCGGGGAGCCGAGCAGGCCGACGGGTACGTCGGGAGCGCGCTCCTTGAGCCGCCGCATGCTGTCGTGGTCGAACGACTGGACGACCAGCCGCTGCTCCCACAGGGCGTCGGCGAGGTAACCCGGGGCGGACCGCAGCTCGGCGTGCAGGTCGGCCTCGATGCCGGGTGCGGAGGACGGCGACTTGACCTCGAGGAGCAGCCCGGTGCCTGTCGCGTGCAGCAGGTCGAGCACCTCGCGGAGCAGCGGCGCCCGCTCGCCGGCGTAGGCCCGGTCGTGCCAGGAGCCGGCGTCCAGGGTCGCCACCTCGTCGTACGTGAGGTCCGCGACGCGCCACGGTCCCCGCCCGGGGAGCCGGGTCTCGGCGTCGGTGGTGCGGGTCAGGGTGGCGTCGTGCAGCACGACGAGCGCGCCGTCGCGGGTGCGCTGCACGTCGATCTCGACGGCGCTCGCGCCGAGGACGATCGCGCGACGGAACGCGGCCAGGGTGTTCTCGGGGGCCTGGACGCTCGCGCCGCGGTGCGCCACGACGGCGGGCTGGCTGGGCTGGCGGAGACGGTCGGCGGGTCGGTGTCCGAGGAGGGTCACGCGTCGAGCGTGGCGGGGGCGGGTGTCGGGCGGGCGACGTGCAGGTGACGGCAGCGCGATGCTTCGGCGACGGCCCGTCCGACCCGGGTCTCAGGTCGGCCGACCCGGGCCTCGTGGTGGGTCGAGTCGGGTCTCGTGGTGGGTCGAGTCGGGTCTCGTGGTGGGTCGAGTCGGGTCTCGTGGTGGGTTCGGCCGGTCCGGGGATTCGCCTGACGCGAGCGGCTGCGTGACGGAGGATCTGGGGTGCCACTTCAACCACACGGGGGGACCCCTGATGAAGAACACCATGAAGGCGACGCTCGTCGCGCTCGCCAGCGCCACCATCGTCCTGAGCGGCACGACCGGTGCGCACGCGCAGGCCCGGGTCTTCGCGAACTGCGACGCCATGCACAAGGTCTACTCGCACGGCGTCGGCAAGAGCGGGGCTCACGACAAGACCAGCAGCACGCCGGTCACGAACTTCAAGCGCAACAACGCGCTCTACCGGGCGAACAAGAAGAGCGACCGGGACGGTGACGGCATCTCCTGCGAGGCGAGGTAACCGCACGAGGAGCATCCTCGTGACCTGACGCCCGGCGCGACCTTCACCAAAGCCCGGGTCGACGTGCACCGAGCCCCGGGTCGACGTGCACTGAGCCCCGGGTCGACGTGCACCGAGCCCCGGGTCGACGTGCACCAAGCCCCGGGTCGACGGGAACTACGGCCCGGGTCGACGTGCACTACGGCCCGGGTCGGCCTCTACTCCGGCCCGGGTCGGGGGCTTGTGGGGGCCGGGCCGTCGGGGGTGAGGGGGAGCAGGTCGGGGCGCTTGCAGACGCCGGCGGTCGCGAACTCGTGCCCGCGCAGCCGTCCCCAGACCCAGGGGGCCATGTGCGTGACGATCCAGCGGGCCTCGCGGGCGGTCACCCGGATCGCGCCGGTGGTCACCGTGGCCTCCGGCTCGGTGCGCCAGTCCTCGTGCTCGACGCCGTAGGCCTCGGCCAGCGCGGCGGCGATCCGCCGGTGCCCCTCGCTGTTCACGTGCAGCCGGTCGTCGTCCCACAGCGCGGGGTGGCCGGCGACCGGGACCGGGGCGAAGTCCACGATCGTCGAGCCGTACGTCGCGGCGGCCTCCCGGACCACGTCGTCGAAGAACAGCAGCCGGGACCGCAGGAACCGGGTCAGCGGCGCGACCCGGCGCATGTCCGGCATCGTGAACGAGAGCACCCGCACGCCGGCCTCGTTGAGCCGCCGGTGCGTGGTGAGCAGGTTGTCGCGCAGGCCGGCGCCGTCGAAGCGCGGGCGCAGCAGGTCATTGACGCCGGCCACCACCAGCGCCACGTCGGGACGCATCGCGAGCGCAGGCTCGAGCTGGGTCTCGCGGACCTCCTGGGTGGTCTGGCCGCGCACCGCGAGGTTGGCGTAGGTCAGGTCCGGGTGCAGCCGCGCGAGGATCCGCGCGAACCGGTCGGCCCAGCCGACGTACGTGCCGTCGGGCCCGTGGTCCATCAGGCCCTCGACGGTGCTGTCTCCCAGGGCCACGAGTCGCAACGTCATGCCGCCCATCCAACCGGTACGACGGTGCTCAGCTCGACTCACCCCAGGCTGCGGCGATCTCGCGGTAGCTGGCGATCCGGCGCGCGCGGTCCAGCGACGGGGTGACCACGACGATCTCGTCGACCTGGGCCTGCTCCCGGAGTTCCTGCAGCCGCTCGACGACCTGCTTGGCCGGACCGGTCGCCATCCGCGGGTCGCGGTCGCGCCGGCGGCCGCGGAACTCCGAGGACCGGGCGAACGCGACGACCTCCTCGGGGCGCAGCGGCTCGCGCTTGTTGCGGGCGAGGTTCTGCATGGTCAGCGCCCAGGCGGCCTCGAACTCCAGGACGGCGTCGTCGTCCTCGCTGCCGAAGGCGAGCACCGACATCGCGGAGTAGGGCCGGTCGCCCTCGCGGACCGGACGGAACTCCCGGCGGTACTCCCGCAGCACGTCGACGGCCAGGTCCGGGCTCTGGTGGTGCGCGAACACCGCGCTGAGCCCGTTCACCGCGGCGAACGACGGGCCGTAAGCGCTGGAGCCGAGCAGGAAGATCTCCGGCCGCTCGTCGACGACCGGTGCGGCGACCAGCGGGGCGTAGGGGTGGCCCTCCGGGAAGCCGTCGCCGAGGAACGCGAGCAGCTCGGCGACCTGGCCGGGGAAGTCGCGCTGCACGTCCGCCGCGACCCCGCGGCGCAGCACGTGCGCGGTCAGCGGGTCGGTGCCGGGCGCGCGGCCCAGGGCGAGGTCGACCCGGCCGGGGTACATCGCCAGCAGCGTCCGGAACATCTCCGCGACCTTGAACGGCGCGTGGTTCGGGAGCATGATCCCGGCGGCGCCGACCCGGATCCGCTCGGTGTGCGCGCCGATGTGCGCGGTCAGCAGCTCGGGCGCGCTGCAGGCGAGGCTGTGCATGTTGTGGTGCTCGGAGACCCAGTAGCGGCGGTAGCCCGCGTCCTCGGCGGCCCGCGCGACGTCGACTGCTCCGGCCATCGCGGCGGAAGCCGGCTCGCCGTGCTCGATGCCGACGAAGTCCAGCACGGACAGGGGGAGCGTGGGCTGCTCGGTCACGGGGGCACCTCGTTCAGGTCGACGGTCGGGCGGTGGCGCCACGAAACGGCCACCCGGCGTACGGGTGGCCGCTCCGTGTCGTACGTCGGTCCGTCAGCCGCCTCTCGGCGTGCGGCCGCTCGCAGCGGCAAAAGGTGAGACCCGGGGGCATGAACCGGACCGACAGAGATGAGAACCCGGCCGGGGCCGCTGCTATTCCCGGGCGGCGCCGGCCGCCGACACCACCTCGACCGCCTGCCGGGCGATCTCCCACTCCTCGTCCGTGGGTACGACGAGCACGGCGACGTCGCTGCCGTCGGGGGAGATCACCCGCGGCCCGGAGCCACCGGCGTTGCGCGCGGGGTCGACCGCGATGCCGAGCCGCTCCAGGCCGGCCAGCGACGCGGCGCGCACGGAGGCCGCGTTCTCCCCGACGCCGGCGGTGAACACGACGGCGTCGACGATGCCGAGCACGGCGTAGTAGGCGCCGACGTACTTGCGGATCCGGTGGCAGTAGACCTCGAACGCCAGCCGGGCCGCCGGGTCGCCGTCGGTGCGCCGTCGGTCCAGCTCGCGGAAGTCGTTGACGCCGGCGAGCCCCTTGAGGCCGGACTCGCGGTTCAGCAGACCGTCGACCTGCTCCACGGACCAGCCGAGCTCGCGGTGCAGGTGGGCGTGCAGGGCCGGGTCGACGTCGCCGGACCGGGTGCCCATCACCAGGCCCTCCAGCGGGGTCATCCCCATCGAGGTGTCCACGGACTCGCCGGCGCGGATCGCGGCGGCCGAGGCGCCGTTGCCCAGGTGCAGCACCACGAGGTTCAGCTCGGGCAGCGGCCGGCCGAGCAGGTCGGCCGCCGCGCCGGCGACGAAGGAGTAGGAGGTCCCGTGGAAGCCGTAGCGGCGGATCCGGTGCTCCTGCACCCAGGCGTGCGGGAGCGCGTAGGTGTAGGCGTGCGGCGCCAGCGTCTGGTGGAACGCGGTGTCGAAGACGGCGACCTGCGGCACGTCCGGGAACAGCCGCTGCGCGGTGGCCATGCCCGCCAGGTTGGCCGGGTTGTGCAGCGGGGCCAAGGGCACCAGCGACTCGACCGCGGCGACGAGTGCGGCGTCG
It encodes:
- a CDS encoding acetamidase/formamidase family protein, producing MTEVRTLHPTTDQYAFAFGGREPLLTVAPGTIVELSTEDCFAGKVRSVDDLPSVVCEFPFLNPVTGPIAVEGAEVGDTLTVHFVEITPARDWAASSTFPHFGALTTTHATAMLHEALEERVWIYELDVAAGVCRFQARRTDFSVELPLDPMHGTVGVAPAAGEVLMSITPAAHGGNMDTPEMRAGVTAYFPVNVPGGMLSLGDGHARQGEGEVCGTAVEAAMRTVVVVDLVKGGAPVSPRIESDGFLMTTGSARPLEDAYRMSQHDLVGWTGSLLGLEQLDAYQLVSQAGLAPAGNVVDTNYTMVAKLPKTLLGATTAYDGLHDRLRAVGADYLRTR
- a CDS encoding APC family permease yields the protein MSDSTRHDIEQYGYTQELHRSLSFGDLLVYGLVFMVPIAPFGIFGSVFQGSGGMVALAYVIGMVAMMFTALSYSQMSQAFPMAGSVYTYAGRGIAAPVGFLSGWMILLDYILVPSLLYLIAGIAMNTLVPAVPVWIWIVGFVVLNTAVNYAGIELTAKVNKVMLVAELIVLAIFIVIGIVALAQGKGRGFNWTPVYNADTFSLPLVFGAVSIAVLSFLGFDGISTLAEENRDSSKAIGRSMIAALLLAGVLFIVQTWVAALLVPEPARLIADGDPGGTAFYDAAAVAGGAWLSKLTALATAIAWGFANSLVAQAATSRLLYAMARDRQLPSFLAKVHRTRGVPLNATFLVAVVSLAVGLFFNTRDNGISLLSTLVNFGALTAFLALNVSVVWHYVVRNGSRDWLRHVVSPVIGFAILTYVLFNAQLEAKYLGLVWLALGVGVLSFLLATGRKPELSLADTHGTDQDGDAR
- a CDS encoding substrate-binding domain-containing protein; the protein is MRIEARLCDPLEARLVPRDGRGLRIGLVVPQSGPLGMIGPSAVDAALLAVHEVNVAGGVHGAYVDLVLVDGGARPDVVAREVAGLGDAGAVDALVGFHTSDVHRAIERTVAGRTPYVFTPPHEGGGRRPGVVCIGADPAQQLSGALRWLTREHGLRRWALVGNDYIWPQAVHASARSLVAAAGSQVVLDELVPLGGVAARVDRLTDELRRSRADAVLLSLVGRDLVTFHRALRQADLDRRLVRLSGALEENGLLAGDGERTGTLFAAMSSFVSMTDERHLRLAERHASLLGPQAPVLDSYAEGVYDGLHLVARLAAEGTLRPSGLASAVARVLDVDRTGRVHLARAEGLGLTVVPGVA
- a CDS encoding MarR family winged helix-turn-helix transcriptional regulator; this translates as MGHSVDATTSVVERLTRAQRYAAQGLSRLLAEDGCTLDQWRVLRVLADGEGHLMGEVAAELLLAQPTLTRVVDGLVDRAQVYRRASDADGRKVSVHLSRQGRTRLARLDAIAAAHETALRDDPRWRELSAGL
- a CDS encoding acyl-CoA dehydrogenase family protein, translating into MDFTYDEEQQALREAVRGLVGKSYSDFENRRRTVAEDPGYDELLWSRLAEMGVLGLPFDEAYGGMGAGPVEVGIVAQEIGRVLAPEPFLTSVVLAGGVVALAGTEEQKSSLLEAVGSGETVLAFAHAEPGTRWVSTAQDVTASGDGDGWTLTGVKEPVPFGARADQLVVSARLGDGGTALFLVAGDAPGLTRSGYPTFDGGRAARVTLDGTPATPLGSATDASAQIARALDAARIAACNEAIGAMQYALSATSEYLSSRKQFGVPLKTFQALTFRAADMYVSLELATSVATWATMVLASGTDAEVAEAAARAGLQVSRASRHVGQEAIQLHGGIAMTAEYSVGSYTSHLTALDHLFGDGQLHLSTLAAGIGDHDEVDPLA
- a CDS encoding acyl-CoA dehydrogenase family protein, yielding MQLELSAEDAAFRQEMRTFFTTQVPQEIRDAVAERRELTKDQVVASQRVLNAAGLAVPHWPEEWGGRGWSALRRHIWHEEMQRACVPTPLAFNASMVGPVIAAFGSQEQKERFLPRTANLDIWWSQGFSEPDAGSDLASLRTTAVREGDEFVVNGQKTWTTLGQYGDWIFNLVRTDPEAKKQAGISFLLIDMTTPGVTVRPIELIDGGHEVNEVWFEDVRVPAENLVGELNKGWDYAKFLLGNERVGVAPVGSTKRVLAQAKDYARSVSVAGGLTLLDDPLTVARIAELENELLALELTALRVVAHSADGKPHPASSVLKLKGTELQQAVSELVVDLAGPASLASGAGDADSDLAGWARHATPVYLNLRKASIYGGSNEIQRQIIAKTILGL
- a CDS encoding glycerophosphodiester phosphodiesterase, which encodes MTLLGHRPADRLRQPSQPAVVAHRGASVQAPENTLAAFRRAIVLGASAVEIDVQRTRDGALVVLHDATLTRTTDAETRLPGRGPWRVADLTYDEVATLDAGSWHDRAYAGERAPLLREVLDLLHATGTGLLLEVKSPSSAPGIEADLHAELRSAPGYLADALWEQRLVVQSFDHDSMRRLKERAPDVPVGLLGSPPRRRLPELATWADQVNPRHRSVRASFVDAVHDAGLACQVWTVDRATDMLRAAALGVDGVITNRPDVLRGLLRVPVPNAA
- a CDS encoding excalibur calcium-binding domain-containing protein, with the translated sequence MKNTMKATLVALASATIVLSGTTGAHAQARVFANCDAMHKVYSHGVGKSGAHDKTSSTPVTNFKRNNALYRANKKSDRDGDGISCEAR
- a CDS encoding SGNH/GDSL hydrolase family protein codes for the protein MTLRLVALGDSTVEGLMDHGPDGTYVGWADRFARILARLHPDLTYANLAVRGQTTQEVRETQLEPALAMRPDVALVVAGVNDLLRPRFDGAGLRDNLLTTHRRLNEAGVRVLSFTMPDMRRVAPLTRFLRSRLLFFDDVVREAAATYGSTIVDFAPVPVAGHPALWDDDRLHVNSEGHRRIAAALAEAYGVEHEDWRTEPEATVTTGAIRVTAREARWIVTHMAPWVWGRLRGHEFATAGVCKRPDLLPLTPDGPAPTSPRPGPE
- a CDS encoding LLM class flavin-dependent oxidoreductase encodes the protein MTEQPTLPLSVLDFVGIEHGEPASAAMAGAVDVARAAEDAGYRRYWVSEHHNMHSLACSAPELLTAHIGAHTERIRVGAAGIMLPNHAPFKVAEMFRTLLAMYPGRVDLALGRAPGTDPLTAHVLRRGVAADVQRDFPGQVAELLAFLGDGFPEGHPYAPLVAAPVVDERPEIFLLGSSAYGPSFAAVNGLSAVFAHHQSPDLAVDVLREYRREFRPVREGDRPYSAMSVLAFGSEDDDAVLEFEAAWALTMQNLARNKREPLRPEEVVAFARSSEFRGRRRDRDPRMATGPAKQVVERLQELREQAQVDEIVVVTPSLDRARRIASYREIAAAWGESS
- a CDS encoding acetate/propionate family kinase; translated protein: MADLVLVVNAGSSSLKYSLVDAGPGTALASGLVERIGEGPGTLTHHGPDGDHRTEGTYDDHGAALCAALEAFEAHGPALSSVTLRAVGHRVVHGGAEFSAPALVDAALVAAVESLVPLAPLHNPANLAGMATAQRLFPDVPQVAVFDTAFHQTLAPHAYTYALPHAWVQEHRIRRYGFHGTSYSFVAGAAADLLGRPLPELNLVVLHLGNGASAAAIRAGESVDTSMGMTPLEGLVMGTRSGDVDPALHAHLHRELGWSVEQVDGLLNRESGLKGLAGVNDFRELDRRRTDGDPAARLAFEVYCHRIRKYVGAYYAVLGIVDAVVFTAGVGENAASVRAASLAGLERLGIAVDPARNAGGSGPRVISPDGSDVAVLVVPTDEEWEIARQAVEVVSAAGAARE